Proteins co-encoded in one Halococcoides cellulosivorans genomic window:
- the cofG gene encoding 7,8-didemethyl-8-hydroxy-5-deazariboflavin synthase subunit CofG, with protein sequence MPATRPGPRIDPERLVDDRTVDALCAVSPDDVAPADRLTFARNVFVPLTTACRYTCTYCTFYDPPGQATLLDESDIREICRQGAEAGCTEALFTFGDDPDERYGDLHATLDSWGYETIHDYLRRACAIALDEGLLPHANPGDQTRAELAAVADLNASMGVMLETTARIRAHDGPRGKVPARRLGTIDLAGEMGVPFTTGILVGIGEDWRDRARSLAAIAAMHDRHGHIQEVIVQPVRENDRWSGATPNSETMRRVVAMARVALSEDVSVQVPPNLLPAEELLDCGIDDLGGVSPVTDDHVNPDHAWPAVDRLRAIADAGGVSLDERLPVHDRYVDSEWLSDPILDAIERDDPAGERFRAVLGRD encoded by the coding sequence ATGCCAGCGACGCGTCCGGGTCCACGCATCGATCCCGAGCGACTGGTCGACGATCGGACCGTCGACGCGCTCTGTGCGGTCAGTCCCGACGACGTCGCCCCGGCGGATCGGCTCACCTTCGCGCGCAACGTGTTCGTCCCGCTGACGACGGCGTGTCGGTACACCTGTACGTACTGTACGTTCTACGACCCGCCGGGCCAGGCGACGCTGCTCGACGAATCGGACATTCGCGAGATCTGCCGGCAGGGGGCCGAGGCTGGCTGTACGGAGGCGCTGTTCACGTTCGGTGACGATCCCGACGAGCGGTATGGGGACCTCCACGCCACGCTCGACTCCTGGGGGTACGAGACGATCCACGACTACCTCCGGCGGGCCTGTGCAATCGCCCTCGACGAGGGCTTGCTCCCGCACGCGAACCCCGGCGATCAGACCCGTGCGGAACTCGCGGCGGTCGCCGATCTGAACGCCTCGATGGGCGTCATGCTCGAAACGACCGCCCGAATCCGCGCTCACGACGGTCCGCGCGGGAAGGTCCCCGCACGTCGCCTCGGCACGATCGATCTCGCGGGCGAGATGGGGGTTCCGTTCACGACTGGCATTTTGGTGGGCATCGGTGAGGACTGGCGCGATCGAGCGCGATCGCTTGCCGCCATCGCCGCCATGCACGACCGCCACGGCCACATTCAAGAAGTGATCGTCCAACCCGTGCGGGAGAACGACCGCTGGTCGGGTGCGACGCCAAATAGCGAGACCATGCGCCGCGTCGTCGCGATGGCGCGTGTCGCGCTGTCGGAGGACGTGAGCGTGCAGGTCCCGCCGAATCTGCTCCCGGCCGAAGAACTGCTCGACTGTGGGATCGACGACCTCGGCGGCGTCTCGCCGGTCACCGACGACCACGTCAACCCCGACCACGCGTGGCCGGCGGTCGACCGACTTCGGGCCATCGCCGACGCCGGGGGCGTCTCGCTCGACGAGCGGCTCCCGGTCCACGATCGATACGTCGATTCGGAGTGGTTGAGCGACCCGATTCTCGACGCCATCGAGCGCGACGACCCCGCAGGCGAGCGGTTCCGGGCGGTTCTCGGGCGTGACTGA
- a CDS encoding formyltetrahydrofolate deformylase, with product MTDQFTEITVVGDDDTGLIAEVTSLLFERGANIEDLDQAVREGLFRMTMLVDTREMVCTEATLREDIQALADDLGVDITVRFPEERETQRIAVLVTKESHCLEAIFDAWADGELGADVEVVIGNHSDLEGLADQYDVPFHDVGDEKGTPDESEILDLLAEYDVDLIVLARYMRILSPEVVFRYESRIINVHPSLLPSFPGASAYLQAIEDGVRIAGVTAHYVTTDLDQGPIICQRAFNVPPDAEVEDLERRGQPLEAEALLEAIKLHLNDEIAVHRGRTKLRDPEDFDAQLGAPPELDELTPDRPIDGLADVTGE from the coding sequence GTGACCGACCAGTTCACCGAAATCACGGTGGTCGGTGACGACGACACCGGACTGATCGCTGAGGTGACCTCGCTACTCTTTGAGCGCGGGGCCAACATCGAGGACCTCGACCAGGCCGTCCGTGAGGGACTGTTCCGGATGACGATGCTGGTCGACACCCGGGAGATGGTCTGTACGGAGGCCACGCTCCGGGAGGACATCCAGGCGTTGGCCGACGATTTGGGTGTCGACATCACCGTTCGCTTCCCCGAAGAACGGGAGACCCAGCGCATCGCCGTGCTCGTCACGAAAGAATCGCACTGTCTGGAGGCCATCTTCGACGCCTGGGCCGACGGGGAGTTGGGCGCGGACGTCGAGGTGGTCATCGGCAATCACAGCGATCTCGAAGGACTCGCCGACCAGTACGACGTGCCCTTTCACGACGTGGGCGACGAGAAAGGCACGCCCGACGAGAGCGAGATCCTCGACCTCCTCGCAGAGTACGACGTGGACCTGATCGTCCTCGCACGCTACATGCGCATCCTCTCGCCGGAAGTCGTCTTCCGGTACGAGTCTCGGATCATCAACGTCCACCCGTCGCTGTTGCCTTCCTTCCCGGGCGCGAGTGCGTATCTGCAGGCCATCGAGGACGGCGTCCGGATCGCGGGCGTGACGGCCCACTACGTGACGACCGATCTCGATCAGGGCCCGATCATCTGCCAGCGCGCGTTCAACGTGCCGCCCGATGCCGAGGTCGAAGACCTCGAACGTCGTGGCCAACCCCTGGAGGCCGAAGCGTTGCTCGAAGCGATCAAACTCCATCTGAACGACGAGATCGCGGTCCATCGAGGGCGGACCAAACTCCGCGATCCGGAGGACTTCGACGCTCAACTCGGCGCACCACCGGAACTCGACGAGTTGACGCCCGATCGGCCGATCGATGGGTTGGCCGACGTGACTGGCGAATGA
- a CDS encoding antitoxin VapB family protein — translation MATKTISLDEEAYERLKAQKKAGESFSDTVKRLAGERSWTEVAGILSEEEATDIEDTIEEGRAQSRERRDRLAEEFE, via the coding sequence ATGGCGACCAAGACCATCTCGCTCGACGAGGAAGCCTACGAGCGACTCAAGGCTCAGAAGAAAGCGGGCGAGAGTTTCAGCGACACGGTCAAGCGACTCGCGGGCGAGCGATCCTGGACCGAGGTCGCCGGAATCCTCTCCGAGGAGGAGGCGACCGACATCGAAGACACAATCGAGGAGGGTCGAGCGCAATCGCGCGAGCGACGCGACCGACTCGCCGAGGAGTTCGAATGA
- a CDS encoding type II toxin-antitoxin system VapC family toxin, with translation MIQDTSFVVDVLRGDEDALRRLELIEAESRPQKVAAITVLELYEGVVRSTANGSEQRILDVLDSKHVVDADQAIARKAGKLSGQLVNRGERIDREDCLIAATAMAEDEPVLTRNVDHFDRVEGLDVQSY, from the coding sequence ATGATCCAGGATACATCCTTCGTCGTCGACGTGCTCCGTGGTGACGAAGACGCCCTCCGCCGACTGGAGCTGATCGAAGCCGAGTCACGCCCACAGAAGGTCGCCGCGATCACGGTGCTCGAACTGTACGAGGGCGTCGTCCGCTCGACGGCGAATGGCTCCGAACAGCGGATTCTCGACGTTCTCGATTCGAAACACGTGGTCGACGCCGATCAGGCCATCGCGCGGAAGGCCGGAAAATTGTCCGGCCAGCTCGTGAATCGCGGCGAGCGAATCGATCGCGAAGACTGTCTCATTGCCGCCACAGCCATGGCTGAAGACGAACCAGTGCTGACCCGAAACGTCGATCACTTCGACCGCGTCGAGGGCCTCGACGTCCAGTCGTACTGA
- a CDS encoding TetR/AcrR family transcriptional regulator, giving the protein MDDPDDEIMKATCRALCEHGLADLTVEDIADEAAVSSAAIHYHYDTKAALLAAFLDDRIDRFEARLPDADAPPERRLEGVLDAVFDPAGGPDGGFGTALVELKARAPYEPDYRRRFRALDDRLHEAVAGAVREGVDAGEFAAADPDTVARSVVTAIDGALVRAVALDEDPATTRATIEVDLADRLDWTPGGDR; this is encoded by the coding sequence ATGGACGACCCGGACGACGAGATCATGAAGGCGACCTGCCGGGCTCTCTGTGAGCACGGCCTCGCGGATCTCACGGTCGAGGATATCGCCGACGAGGCCGCGGTGTCCTCGGCGGCGATCCACTACCACTACGACACGAAAGCCGCACTGCTGGCCGCGTTTCTCGACGATCGAATCGACCGTTTCGAAGCCAGGCTTCCCGACGCCGACGCGCCGCCCGAGCGCCGTCTGGAGGGCGTTCTGGACGCCGTCTTCGACCCGGCGGGCGGCCCGGACGGTGGGTTCGGCACGGCACTGGTCGAACTCAAGGCGCGGGCCCCCTACGAACCCGACTATCGACGGCGATTTCGCGCCCTCGACGACCGCCTTCACGAGGCGGTCGCCGGGGCCGTTCGGGAGGGGGTCGACGCCGGGGAGTTCGCGGCGGCCGACCCCGATACCGTCGCGCGGAGCGTCGTAACGGCGATCGACGGCGCACTCGTTCGCGCGGTCGCACTCGACGAGGATCCCGCGACGACGCGAGCGACGATCGAGGTCGATCTCGCGGATCGACTCGACTGGACGCCCGGGGGCGATCGATGA
- a CDS encoding tubulin/FtsZ family protein, whose protein sequence is MKLAMIGFGQAGGKIVDKFLEYDERTGSNIVRSAVAVNTAKADLMGLERVPEENRVLIGQARVKGHGVGADNELGAEIAEEDIDEIQGAVDNIPVHEVDAFMIVAGLGGGTGSGGSPVLAKHLKRIYTEPVYGLGVLPGSDEGGIYTLNAARSFQTFVREVDNLLVFDNDAWRKTGESVESGYEQINDEIVTRFGILFGAGEVESHGEVAESVVDSSEIINTLASGGVSTVGYAAEEVEAQSSNGLLSKITGEGEDSMDSANTTNRITSLVRKAALGRLTLPCEITGAERALLVLSGPPRHLNRKGIERGRKWLEEQTGSMEVRGGDYPVSDSGFVASVILLSGVHNVPRIKELQQVAIEAQDNIDEIRAESEEHLEQLVEDDDDELDPLF, encoded by the coding sequence ATGAAACTGGCGATGATCGGCTTCGGCCAGGCCGGCGGGAAGATCGTCGACAAGTTCCTCGAATACGACGAGCGAACTGGGAGCAACATCGTCCGCTCGGCCGTCGCGGTCAACACGGCCAAAGCCGACCTGATGGGGTTAGAACGCGTTCCCGAGGAGAATCGCGTCCTCATCGGGCAGGCCCGCGTAAAGGGGCACGGCGTCGGCGCGGACAACGAACTCGGCGCGGAGATCGCTGAGGAGGACATCGACGAGATCCAGGGCGCGGTCGACAACATTCCGGTCCACGAGGTCGACGCGTTCATGATCGTCGCCGGTCTCGGCGGCGGGACGGGATCGGGTGGGTCGCCCGTGCTGGCGAAACACCTCAAGCGGATCTACACCGAACCCGTCTACGGACTCGGCGTGCTCCCGGGCAGCGACGAAGGTGGGATCTACACTCTCAACGCCGCCCGATCGTTCCAGACGTTCGTCCGTGAGGTCGACAACCTCCTCGTGTTCGACAACGACGCCTGGCGCAAGACTGGCGAGTCCGTCGAATCGGGCTACGAACAGATCAACGACGAGATCGTGACACGCTTCGGCATCCTGTTCGGTGCGGGCGAGGTGGAATCTCACGGTGAAGTCGCAGAGAGCGTCGTCGACAGCAGTGAGATCATCAACACCCTCGCGAGCGGTGGCGTCTCGACGGTCGGCTACGCCGCCGAGGAAGTCGAGGCTCAGAGTTCCAACGGCCTGCTCTCGAAGATCACCGGCGAGGGCGAGGACAGCATGGATTCGGCGAACACGACGAATCGCATCACGTCGCTCGTCCGGAAGGCCGCGCTCGGTCGGTTGACGCTGCCCTGTGAGATCACCGGGGCCGAGCGTGCGCTGCTCGTCCTCTCTGGCCCACCCAGGCACCTCAATCGGAAGGGGATCGAGCGCGGGCGCAAATGGCTCGAAGAGCAGACCGGATCGATGGAGGTCCGCGGTGGCGACTACCCCGTCTCGGACTCGGGATTCGTCGCGTCGGTCATCCTGCTGAGCGGCGTTCACAACGTTCCGCGGATCAAGGAACTCCAGCAGGTGGCGATCGAGGCCCAGGACAACATCGACGAGATCCGGGCCGAAAGCGAAGAGCACTTGGAACAACTGGTGGAAGACGACGATGATGAACTCGATCCGTTGTTCTGA
- the cofC gene encoding 2-phospho-L-lactate guanylyltransferase — MRAIVPFDARDPKTRLSVLFDADERRAFADVMLDHVVEALHAAGFEPTVLATAPVDRSDATVRVDDRSLSAAVNSVLDDWERPCAIVMADLGILTPNALDRFRATSGDVVVAPGRGGGTNALLVREPDVRVDYHGVSCRDHRAAARAVGASTTTVDSMRLATDIDEPSDLVEVLLHGSGRVHEWLRTHGVTLRADGGRVTVERS, encoded by the coding sequence ATGCGCGCAATCGTTCCGTTCGACGCTCGCGACCCGAAAACCCGTTTGTCCGTGCTGTTCGACGCCGACGAGCGCCGCGCGTTTGCGGACGTCATGCTCGATCACGTCGTCGAGGCGCTCCACGCGGCGGGCTTCGAGCCGACGGTGCTCGCGACCGCACCGGTCGATCGGTCGGACGCGACCGTCCGCGTCGACGACCGCTCGCTGTCGGCGGCGGTAAATAGCGTCCTCGACGACTGGGAACGCCCGTGTGCGATCGTGATGGCCGATCTCGGGATTCTCACGCCCAACGCACTCGATCGCTTCCGCGCGACGTCGGGCGACGTGGTGGTCGCCCCCGGACGCGGCGGTGGGACGAACGCGCTGCTCGTGCGAGAACCGGACGTTCGGGTCGACTACCACGGTGTCTCCTGCCGGGACCACCGCGCGGCCGCTCGGGCGGTCGGCGCGTCCACTACGACGGTCGATTCGATGCGTCTCGCGACCGATATCGACGAACCGAGCGATCTGGTGGAAGTCCTGCTGCACGGCAGCGGTCGGGTCCACGAGTGGCTCCGCACTCACGGCGTCACCCTCCGCGCCGACGGCGGACGCGTCACCGTCGAGCGTTCCTGA
- a CDS encoding MATE family efflux transporter, which translates to MSQSTFGQVDLTEGGILKPLVVLSAPIVVTNLLQTAYNLADTYWLGQYSTEALAAISFAFPMVFLLISLGMGLAVAGSILVAQHTGADEPREAEYAASQTVTFAIGVSAVVGLVGYPFVGPYLDLLGASPTVLPGATAYMQVIALGLPFMFGFFVFISLMRGVGDTITPMIVMFGTVVLNVALDPFLINGWTLVEAAPLVGTVAFPEMGIQGAAVATVFSRSLAMLVGIAIMASGWRGVRIRARDMIPDLSYLRTILRLGIPASIEGTGRAVSVNLLLVVVGLFSTEVVAGYGIGTRVFSVIFLPAVAVARGVETMTGQNIGAGQPDRAARANYLAAGGLFAVLSAVGVAIFLVPRPIVAVFTDDPAVVDVGTDFLRVTALSFGCIGIMRAFGGGFRGAGKTVIAAIIAVGVLAGVRLPVAAVLAMTPLEETGIWIAFVVSNVVGAVIALGWFSRGTWRDGDARGTGVSDTGDETTAETDAERETDDRFEPIVED; encoded by the coding sequence ATGAGTCAGTCGACGTTCGGGCAGGTCGATCTCACCGAGGGCGGCATTCTCAAACCGCTGGTCGTGCTGTCGGCACCGATCGTCGTGACGAACCTGCTCCAGACGGCGTACAACCTCGCGGACACCTACTGGCTCGGCCAGTACTCCACGGAGGCACTCGCGGCGATCTCGTTTGCGTTTCCGATGGTGTTTTTGCTCATCTCGCTGGGGATGGGCCTGGCCGTCGCGGGATCGATCCTGGTCGCCCAGCATACCGGGGCCGACGAGCCACGCGAGGCCGAGTACGCCGCGTCTCAGACGGTGACCTTCGCGATCGGCGTCTCTGCGGTCGTCGGACTGGTCGGCTATCCGTTCGTCGGACCCTACCTCGATCTCCTCGGTGCGTCGCCCACGGTCTTGCCTGGCGCGACCGCGTACATGCAGGTGATCGCGCTCGGCCTGCCGTTCATGTTCGGCTTCTTCGTGTTCATCTCCCTGATGCGCGGGGTCGGCGACACGATCACACCGATGATCGTGATGTTCGGGACGGTCGTGCTCAACGTCGCGCTCGACCCGTTTCTCATCAACGGCTGGACGCTCGTGGAGGCCGCCCCGCTCGTGGGGACGGTCGCGTTCCCCGAGATGGGCATCCAGGGCGCGGCGGTGGCGACGGTGTTCTCGCGGAGTCTCGCGATGCTCGTCGGCATCGCGATCATGGCCTCGGGGTGGCGTGGCGTCCGCATCCGGGCGCGCGACATGATCCCCGATCTGTCCTATCTCCGGACGATCCTCCGTCTCGGGATTCCGGCGTCGATCGAGGGCACCGGCCGAGCGGTCTCGGTCAACCTCTTGCTCGTGGTCGTCGGCCTGTTCTCGACGGAAGTCGTCGCGGGATACGGGATCGGCACGCGGGTGTTCTCGGTCATCTTCCTGCCTGCGGTCGCGGTCGCCCGTGGCGTCGAGACGATGACGGGCCAGAACATCGGTGCGGGGCAGCCAGATCGGGCGGCCCGGGCGAACTACCTCGCGGCGGGTGGGCTCTTTGCCGTGCTCTCGGCGGTCGGTGTTGCGATCTTTCTGGTCCCCCGCCCGATCGTCGCGGTGTTCACCGACGACCCCGCCGTCGTCGACGTCGGGACGGATTTCCTGCGCGTGACTGCGCTCTCTTTCGGCTGTATCGGGATCATGCGAGCCTTTGGCGGTGGGTTCCGTGGCGCGGGCAAGACCGTGATCGCGGCGATCATCGCGGTGGGCGTCCTCGCCGGGGTGCGCCTCCCGGTCGCGGCCGTCCTCGCGATGACGCCGCTCGAAGAGACGGGCATCTGGATCGCGTTCGTCGTCTCGAACGTCGTCGGCGCGGTGATCGCACTGGGCTGGTTCAGCCGCGGCACCTGGCGAGACGGCGATGCCCGTGGGACCGGAGTGAGCGACACTGGCGACGAGACGACGGCGGAGACCGACGCTGAAAGGGAGACGGACGATCGCTTCGAACCGATCGTCGAGGACTGA